The Leisingera daeponensis DSM 23529 genome includes the window CATTGAGCGGCTGAAGGCCTACGGAGCCGGCACGGAGCACATTGCCCGGGCCGAAGCACCAACGGGCCACGCCATCATTGCGGTGGAACCCGGCGGAGAGAACCAGATCATTCTGTTCCCAGGTGCCAACCGGTTGATCAGCCCGGACCAGCTGAGCAAGGCGCTGAATAAGGCAAACGCCGGCGACATTCTGGTGATGCAGAATGAAACCAGCATGCAGGCAGAAGCGGCGCAGCTGGGCCGGCAGCTGGGTCTAAGGGTATGTTATGCTGCGGCTCCGTTTGATGCGGATGCAGTTCAGGCGGTGCTGCCGTATCTGGATTTCCTGATCCTGAATGAGGTCGAGGCGCAGCAGCTTCAGCAGGCTACCGGCAAGTCGCCCGGTGAAATTGGCATCAAGGACGTGATCATTACCCTTGGCTCCAAAGGCGCCCGCCATATCGACGGTGAAACAGGCGCCGTTCTGGATGTGCCCGCGCTGCCGGTCACTGCGGTTGACACTACCGGGGCCGGCGACACCTTCACCGGCTATGTCCTGTCCGGGCTGGACCGGGGGCTGGCGATGGCGGAGGCGATGGATCAGGCCAGCCGCGCCGCGGCACTAATGGTCACCTGCCACGGTACCGCGGATGTGATTCCCGAGCTGGCAGAGGTTCAAGCCGCCCGTTTCTGATCCGGGCGGCCTGCCGCTTTGCCTGTCAACTGCGCCGGGGGCATGGGCCCGCGTTAATGCCCCTTGGCAAAAGGCGCCGCGGTGCCCCAAAGCCGCCCGACCCTTGCGTCCCGGCCGCAGGCCTGGCGGTACCGCTTGTAGGCTGCGGCTTGCCGCTTGGGTCCAAACCGGGTGAGCACCAGGCTATCCCCTTTGTAGTAGTCCTGGTGATAGTCCTCGGCTTTGTAAAAGGTCTTCGCCGGTAGCACCGGCGTCACGATCTGTTGCCCCAGGGCCTTCTGCGCCTCGGCTTTCACCCTGTTGGCCAGGGCCGTTTCCGCCTTGTTAGAGACAAAAACAGCTGTGCGGTAACTCTCGCCTCGGTCGCAGAACTGGCCGCCTGGGTCGGTTGGATCGACTGAGCGAAAGAACATCTCCAGCAACCGCTCCCTGGATACCTTGGCGGGGTCAAAGATGATCTGAACCGCCTCGTAATGGCCGCTGCCGCCGCGCGTCACGTCCTTGTAGGTTGGATTCTTCATGTCACCGCCGGTGTAGCCGGACACAGCCTCAATCACGCCGGGCACGCTTTCGAAATCGCTTTCCACACACCAGAAGCAACCTCCGGCCACGGTCAGAACTTCAGTGGACTGGGCCTGCAGCGGGTTGCTTTGCGCCAGGGTGCCAATGGCTATCAGACCCGCCAGAGCCAAAGGCTTCACTTTCTCGAAAACGCGCATCGCTGCCTCCATCCAGTATGATCCCACACTGCCGGCAGTATCCGTGTCGCTCAACCCGGCAGACGGGGTTTTCACAAACAGGTGACAGCAAGTTACCGCTTGGAAATTGGATCCAATCTTACTAACGTGCCGCCAGCAGGAGGATTCCATGACCAAAAAGATGAGCACCCACCAGGCCGAGGAAGACCGGCGAAACGACGAGATCCTGATTTACCTGAACGGCGAAATCGTTCCCAAAGCCGAGGCCAAGGTGAGCGTTTACGACAGCGGCTTCATGCTGGGCGATGGCGTCTGGGAGGGGCTGCGCCTGTACAACGGCACCTGGGCCTTCATGGATGAGCACCTGAACCGCCTGTTTGAGGCCGCCAAGGCCATCGACCTTGACATTGGCCTGGACCGGGAAGGGGTAGAAAATGCCTTGTTAGAGACACAAAAAGCCAATGGCATGACGACAGATGCCCATGCCCGGCTGATGGTTACAAGGGGTGTGAAGACACGGCCTTTCCAGCATCCCTCCCTGTCGCAGCAGGGGCCGACGATGACGATCATCATGGAACATTCGCGCCCGAACCTGCCGCGCCCGATCAAGCTGGCCACGGTGCCGCATATCCGGGGTCTGCCGATGACACAGGACCCTAAGCTGAATTCCCATTCCAAGCTGAACTGCATCCTCGCCTGTATCGCAGCGGAAAAAGCGGGTGCGGATGAGGCGCTGATGCTGGACGTGAATGGCTTCGTGAACACCACCAACGCCTGCAACTTCTTCATCGTGCGCAAGGGTGAGGTTTGGACCTCCACGGGGGATTATTGCATGAACGGCATCACCCGGCAGAAGGTGATTGATCTGTGCCGCGAAAACGGCATCCCGGTTCGTGAACGGAACTATTCTCTGGTCGACACATACGGCGCGGAGGAAGCCTTCCTCACCGGGACGTTCGGCGCGCAGACCCCGGTAGGGGAAATCGACGGGCGGCAGATCGGCAGCGGAAAGATGGGTCCGATGACTGAGCGTATCAGGGGCCTCTACAAGAGCCTGATTGAGAAGGAGTGTGCGTGATGCGGATTGCCATGTGGTCAGGACCACGGAACCTGTCGACCGCGATGATGTATGCCTTTGGCAACCGCGGCGATTGCGCAGTGGTGGATGAACCGTTTTATGCCGCTTATCTGGCGATGACCGGTCTTGACCATCCGATGCGGAGTGAGATTCTGGACAGCCAGCCGCAGGACCCAGAAGCGGTGGCCAAGGCTCTGCTTGGGCCGGTTCCGGGGGCGAAGCCCTACTATTATCAAAAACACATGACCCAGCACATGATCCCGGGGGTGCCTCGGGATTGGATGCGTGAGGCGGTCAATGTCTTTCTGATCCGTCATCCGGCGCGGGTGATCGCCTCTTATGCGGCAAAACGGGAGAATCCCACGCTGGAGGATATCGGTTTCCGCCAGCAGGCAGAGCTGTTTGACCAGGTGCGCAGCTGGGGGCAGACGCCGGTGGTGGTGGATAGCCACGATATCCGCGAACACCCGGCGACGAAACTGGAGCAGCTGTGCGACGCAATCGGCATACCCTATTCCCCGAAGATGCTGAACTGGCCCAAGGGCGGGCACAAGGATGACGGCGTGTGGGCTGAACATTGGTATGGCGCGGTCTGGAATTCTACCGGATTTGCCGGTGCCGAAGGGCCGCTCCCAGACGTGCCGGACGCGCTGCAGCCCGTGCTGCAGGCGGCAATGCCCTATTATGAGCAGATGAAAGCGGTGAAGATCTGATGTGCGGAGGGGGGGCTTCGCCCCCTGCGCTCACTTCCAGAAAATTTAGGGCGAGAGGAAGGGGATCAGCCGATCAGCTTGCTCAGTTTCATGGCGACGCCCATGTCGCCGGACACCTTGATCTTACCCATCATCACCGCGGTCATCGGGTTCAGCTTGCCGGCGAGCAGCTTTTGCAGATTGTCCGCGGACAGACGGAGCGTGCAATCAGTGTCCTGGTCCTGGGTTGTGGCGTCCCCTTGGGCGAGCACAATCACGCCCTCGTCGCCGCAATCGAATTTAAGTGAGCCGTCGAAGGTTTTTCCGGTCAGGCCGTCGCGGATACCTGCTGCGATGTCTTCAAGTGCCATGTTGTCCTCCCTTGCCTGACGCGAGCGTTAGGCAGGCAAGGCGGTCCGGGCAACATTGACCAAGGGGGAAGCGGGCGAATTACCCGCCGGCAAGCGCGTCCCGGGTCAGGGGGCAGGGCTGTCCATCGTAGAAGGCATCAAGCACTTGCTGAAATTCTGCCGGCGCGCCGGGCACAGCAGCAAACAGTGTCATCGAGGAGCGCAGCTTCTTGGCGTCGATGCTGCCGAGGATCTGCCCAGGCTTTTTACTGCGGTGCTGCAGCATCAGCTGGCTGACCTCGACCAAGCGGGCGCGCAGTTTTTCGTGGTTCAAGTAGGCCGTGGCCTCAGTCAGGTCCTCGATCCCGTAAAGCTGCGCCATGTGGGAGCGGCCGAGCTCGGCCAGTTGGGGAAAGACGAACCACATCCAGTGGCTCGTCTTCTCACCTGCTGAGAGTTCTCTCAGGACAGCCGCCCAGACGGTGTCCTGAGCTTCGACAAACATGTCCAGCTCTTCCGCGAAATCATCCTCGAAATCGCTATCTATGCCGTCGTGATCACTCACTTTTTGATCCGGCGCTCGCGGGCGGCCAGAAGTTTGAGACGCAGGGCGTTCAGCTGAATGAAGCCTGCGGCGTCTTTCTGGTCGTAGGCGCCGGCGTCTTCCTCAAAGGTCACATGCGCCTCGGAGTAGAGCGAATTTTCCGACCAGCGGCCAACGGTGGAGGCCAAGCCCTTATAAAGCTTCACGCGCACGGTGCCGGAGACGAATTCCTGGCTCTTGTCGATGGCGGCCTGCAGCATTTCGCGCTCCGGCGAGTACCAGAAGCCGTTGTAGATCAGCTCTGCGTACTGTGGCATCAGCTGGTCCTTCAGGTGCATCGCGCCGCGGTCCATTGTGATGGATTCGATACCGCGGTGGGCTTCCAGCAGGATGGTGCCGCCCGGGGTCTCGTAAATGCCGCGGGACTTCATGCCGACGAACCGGCCTTCGACCAGGTCGAGGCGGCCGATGCCGTGCTTGCGGCCGTACTCATTGAGTTCGGTCAGGATGGCGGCGGGGCTCATCGCCTCGCCGTTGATGCTGACCGCGTCGCCCTTTTCAAACCCGATCTCGATGTACTCGGGGGTATCGGGCGCCTCTTCCGGATGCACGGTGCGCTGGTAGACGTAATCGGGCGCTTCCTGCGCCGGGTCTTCCAGTACCTTGCCCTCGGATGAGGTATGCAGGAGGTTTGCATCGACCGAGAAGGGGGCTTCGCCGCGCTTGTCCTTGGCGACGGGGATCTGATGCGCCTCCGCAAATTCCAAGAGCTTGGTGCGCGAGGTCAGGTCCCACTCGCGCCACGGCGCGATCACCTTGATGTCGGGGTTCAGAGCGTAGGCTGCCAGTTCGAAACGGACCTGGTCGTTGCCTTTGCCGGTGGCGCCATGGGCGACGGCGTCGGCGCCGGTAGCTTCTGCAATCTCAACCAGGCGTTTGGAGATCAGCGGGCGGGCGATGGAGGTGCCCAGCAGGTAGAGGCCCTCATACACCGCATTGGCGCGGAACATCGGGAACACGAAGTCGCGGACAAATTCCTCGCGCACATCCTCGATGAAAATGTTCTCTGGCTTGATGCCCAGCATTTCCGCTTTCTTGCGGGCGGGCTCCAGCTCTTCACCCTGGCCGAGATCGGCGGTGAAGGTGACAACTTCGCAGCCGTATTCGGTCTGCAGCCATTTCAGGATGATCGAGGTGTCGAGGCCACCGGAATAGGCGAGCACAACTTTCTTGGGCGCGGACATGGAATTCCCTCTCAGGTCAGAACGCCTGCGGCGTATAGGGTTTTGGCCGCAAGAGCAAGGATTTCCGGGGTTTTCAATACGGGTCCGCACGCCTAACGTGCGCAGCAAGAAAAAAAGATATTTTGGAGAAAGCCCTGATGAAAGGCTGGAGTATTTTCACCCACTCAGTTGGAATGGTGACGCGGAATTTTACCTGGGCTGTACGTATCGCCTTGGTGCCAGTGCTTCTCGGGTTTGGGTCGATCTATGCAGTGCTCACCTCGGCTGGCCTGTCAATCACGGTCTTCGCCGATGAGGCCGCGATGCAAGAAGCTATGCTGTCCGGAAAACTCGGAGCGTCATTCTTTCTAGCGACGTCGATCTTGCTGTTGGTCGAGCTTTGGGTTTTCGTTTCCTGGCATCGCTTCATCCTGCTTGAAGAATACCCGGAAGGCTGGTTTCCTCGCTTCCGGGGGGGACGGATACTCTCCTATTTTGGGCATGGCCTGCTTATTGGCTTCCTTGTGCTCCTGCTAACGGTTCCAATGTTTGCCATATTCTTCCTGCTTGCCCTGACCTTGGGGCAGACAGGTCAAGCACTGGCGCTGACCTTCGCATTTGGCTACTTCATCTTCCTCTTCATCGTGATCTACAGATTTGCGCCTATTCTGCCTGCAGCTGCCATTGGAAAGCCCCTTAAAATCAAGGATGCTTGGAACGCGACAGCAGGTTCGGGCGGAGCCATTATTCTGGTTTTCATTCTGCTGGCAGTCATGCAATTTGCGCTGCAAGTTGTTACAGGGTTGTCGATTTCCGTTTTCGCACCGCTTGGGTTTGCCTTTGCCGCGCTCACTATGCTGGTAATGACCCTCGTGAACGTCAGCATACTTACGACGTTCTACGGCCATTACGTCGAAGGCCGCCCGGTCTGATCACCGGTATTCTTATGTATGCTTTGCACCCGCCTCTTGCCTTAGGGGCGGGCATGCGCCACTGAAGGATACATGAGCGATTTCAAGACCCAGGCCCGCGCCGCCGAACAGGCGATGCGCGATGTGTTTCCCGCAACGCCCTTGCAGCGCAACGTGCATCTGTCCGAACGTTTCGGCGCCGATATCTATCTCAAGCGCGAAGACCTGAGCCCGGTCCGCTCTTACAAGATCCGCGGCGCGCTGAACGCTATGCGCAAGCAGCCGGATCAGGAGCTGTTCGTTTGCGCCTCTGCCGGCAATCACGCCCAGGGCGTGGCCTTCATGTGCCGCCACATGGGCAAACGCGGGGTGATCTTCATGCCGGTCACCACGCCGCAGCAGAAGATCCAGAAAACCCGGATGTTCGGCGGCGACAATATCGAAATCCATCTGGTTGGCGACTATTTCGACATTTGCCTCGCTGCCGCGCAGGAATGGTGCGCGCAGGAAGGCGGGCACTTCCTGTCGCCCTTTGACGACGCCGATGTGATTGAGGGTCAAGCCTCCATTGCAGTGGAGATTGAGGCGCAGCTGGGCAAGGCACCGGATCATATCCTGCTGCCGGTGGGCGGCGGCGGCATGTCGGCGGGCGTTTCCTCCTGGTTTGGGGAGGGGGTTCACTGCCTGTTTGTCGAGCCGGAAGGCGGCGCGTGCCTGCGCGCGGCGCTGATGGCGGGCAAGCCGGTGCCGCTCGACACGGTCGATACCTTTGTAGATGGCGCCGCGGTGGGACGGATCGGCGATCTGCCGTTTGACATTCTGAAGGACGTGCCGCTGCCGGATGCCCTGGCAATCTCCGAGGACCGGATCTGCGCCACCATCATCGAGATGCTGAATGTCGAGGGGATCGTGCTGGAACCGGCTGGCGCGCTGTCGGTCGAGGCGCTGCAGGATGTGCGGTCCTGGATTCGCGGCAAGACGGTGGTCTGCGTCACCTCCGGCGGGAATTTCGATTTTGAACGGCTGCCCGAGGTCAAGGAACGGGCGCAGCGCTATTCCGGGGTGAAGAAATACTTCATCCTGCGGCTGCCGCAGCGGCCTGGCGCACTGAAGGAATTCCTGGGCATCCTGGGTCCTGAGGACGACATCGCCCGCTTTGAATACATGAAGAAGTCAGCGCGCAACTTTGGTTCTGTTCTGATCGGGATCGAAACCAAACGGCCGGAAAATTTTGAGCAGCTGTTCGCGCGGCTGGATGCGGCTGGGATGACCTATACGGACATCACCCGGGACGAAACGCTGGCGCAATTCGTCATCTGATACCTGCGGCGGAGGTCAGAATTTTTCGGACATGCCCGCCAAAAAAGCAGACTTGGAAGCCTGAAAGTTGGTGATGATGGCGGGAACGTCGACGCCATTCGCTTCGCCCTGCGCTGACTTCCTCTCCCCGTCCAGGCAGAGTGCGGAGAAGTCTGCAAACCCGAGGTTGAGCGCGCTGCCTTTCAGGAAGTGCAAGTCCTGCTCCAACTGGCTGCGGTCGCCGCCCTGCAGCTTACCGATAACCTCTTCGACTTCTTCAAGAAATATCTCTACGACTTCCTCGAAATCTTCAGCGCCCACTTCTTCGCGCAGCTCGGTCACGCGCGGCCAGTCAATCATGTCTCTTGTCCCTACGATCATTCGCCATGCGCGATTTCTTAAGTTGATTGCAGTAAAAATATAGTGAAATAAAGGGGGAAGCTCAAATTTTAGGTTTCACCGCCTGTTAAATTTCTGGACCGATAGTATCACAAGACTGTCTGATTTTGCCATTTGTGAGGTGCCTTCGGTGCTGCCAGAAAGTTCGATGGACAACGAGGACCACACAGTGGCCGGATCAATACGCCGTGTGCTGGTTGTCGATGACAGCCGCCTGCAGAGACGCATCCTTGTGGCTTCACTCAAGAAATGGGGTTTTGAGGTCGTCGAGGCTGAGAGCGGCGAGGCTGCGATGGAGATCTGCCAGGCTGAAACGCCCGATCTGATCCTCAGCGACTGGATGATGCCGGGCATGAACGGGCTGGAGTTCTGCCGCGCCTTCCGGTCCCGCTCAAGCGAGGATTATGCCTATTTCATCCTGTTGACCTCCAAAAGCGAAAAGAACGAGGTTGCCGAGGGGCTTGATGCCGGCGCCGATGATTTCCTGACCAAGCCGGTAAGTTCCGACGAGCTGCGCGCGCGTATTTCTGCGGGCGAGCGGATCCTTCGTATGCAGCGGGAGCTGTCAGAGAAGAACCGCATCGTCTCCGAAACCCTGGGTGAGCTGCAGCGTGTGTATGACGCGATCGACAAGGACCTGATCCAGGCCCGCAAGATCCAGGAATCGCTGGTGCCGGAACTGTCCAAGACCTTTGGTTCCTCCACCGTCAGCCTGCTGCTGAAACCCTGCGGGCACATCGGTGGCGACCTGGTGGGCATGTTCTCTCCCGGCGTGAACCGAATCGGCTTCTACTCCATTGACGTGTCGGGTCATGGCATCACCTCCGCAATGATGACAGCACGGCTGGGCGGATACCTGTCCTCCAACTATTTCGATCAGAACGTCGGCATGGAAAAGCGGTTCAACCGCTTCTACGCCCTGCGCCAGCCGGAAGAAGTGGCCAGCCTGCTGAATGCCAGGTTGATCGCCGACACCGGCATCGAAGAATACTTCACCATGGCCTACTGCATTGCTGACCTGCGCAGCGGGGTCGTCAAGATGGTGCAGGCCGGGCATCCACACCCGCTGCTGCTGCGGAAAAACGGCAAGATGGAATTTATTGGCAAAGGCGGCGTTCCGGTGGGGCTGGTGCCGGATATCGGCTATAGTCAGGAAGAATTCACCATGGAGCGCGGCGACCGCCTGCTGCTGTTCTCCGACGGCTTCACCGAGGCGCGGCTGGAAGATGGTTCCATGCTGGAACCGGAAGGCCTGCTTGAGCTGGTAGAGAAATGCGGTTCCGGCCAAAGCGGCAAGGAATTCCTGGATGATCTGTACTGGCACCTGACCCAGGTCATGAGCAAAGAGCACGGGTTGGAAGATGACGTTTCAGCCACCTTGTTCGAATATCAAGGACCCTGAATCTGTCTTAGCTTCCGCCTGATGGTATCCCGGCCGCGGCTGGGATTTTGTGTATTTTGGAGGTTGGTTCAGACAGGCTCACAAACGTGCTGCCAGCCGGGCTGCAAAATGGCGGTCTCCGGCGTTGCCCAGCCTGACGGCAGCCTCCTGCGGATCGATCCACAGCGCTTCATGCCCGTCCTCCAACGGCGGGCCGATGCGGCGCAGCGGTCGGGCAACATAAATGTGGCACAGCTTCTCGGCCCACAGATCGTATTCGGGCATATAGGCGAAGCGACGGAATACCCCCAGTTTGCGCGGGGCAGAGATTTTCCAGCCGGTTTCTTCATACACCTCCCGATGCAGGGCAGGGACCGGTGATTCGCCAGGGTCGATGCCGCCGCCCGGCAGCTGCAGGTCAGGGTGGGGATCGTACTGGCAGGTGATCAGCAGCTTGCCGCCGCGCGGCAGCAGAGCATAGGCCCCCGGCCGCATCCGGTAGCGCTGGCCCTTCTGCGGGGTGTCGCCAAAACGTCTGATCACGGGCAGCCCCCTTCACTCCAGCGGCGTTTCTCCTATATAGCCCCGGTATGCCAATCCCCGGCGCTTAAGGAAACCCCATGACTCTTGGTTCTAAAATCGCGTGGGACGACACTGTCCTGCCCTTCCAGCTTGATGTATCCGACATGCGCGGCCGCGTGGCGCGGCTGGACGGCGTGCTGGATGGTATCCTGAAACAGCATGACTATCCGCCAGCGGTTGAGGCATTGGTCGCTGAGATGGCGCTTCTGACCGCGCTCATTGGCCAAACGATTTCGCTGCGCTGGAAACTGTCGCTGCAGGTGCAGTCCAAGGGCGCGGTACGGATGATTGCCACCGATTATTATGCACCGCAGAAAGAAGGTGAAATCGGCAAGATCCGCGCCTATGCCAGCTTTGACCGCGGCCGCCTGACCGATGGCGATCCGTTCGAGCAGGTGGGCGAAGGGTACTTCGCGATTCTGATCGACCAGGGCACCGGCACCCAGCCTTACCAGGGCATTACACCGCTGGCCCAAGGTTCGCTCAGCGCCTGCGCCGAGGCGTATTTCGCTCAGTCCGAACAGCTGCCCACGATGTTCAAGCTGAGCTTTGGCAAGTCGGCTGAACCCGGCGTGCCCGAGCATTGGCGCGCAGGCGGCGTGATGCTGCAGAGCATGCCCAAGGCGTCGCCCTTCGCGGCCCAGGGCGAAGGAACGGGCGAGGTTCTGCAAGCCGCCGATCTGGTGACCGGCGACGAGGAAGAGAACTGGAACCGCGTCACCATGCTGCTGAATACGGTTGAGGATCTGGAACTGATCGGCCCGTCGGTCACACCGGCGGACCTTCTGGTGCGATTGTTTCACGAGGAACAGCCGCGGGTCTATGACTTCCAGCCGGTGCGCTTCGGCTGCACCTGCTCGGAAGACCGCGTGCGCCAGAGCCTGTCGATCTACTCGGCCAAGGACATCGAGAAGATGACTACGGGCGACGGCCGGGTGACTGCGGACTGCCAGTTCTGCGGTGCGCATTATGACCTGGATCCCGAGTCGCTGGGCTTTGAAGCGGAAATTCCGCCCAGTGATTGAGGCAGTGCGGGATCTTGAGGACAGAATAGCCGCTGCGCTGCAGCTTCAGGGCAACGGCTCTTCTGACTTTGACCTCAACCCCGGCACGGTGCTGCCGGAGGGGCGCAAGTTGCGGGCTGCCGGGGTGCTGGTGCCGGTTTCCATTGCGTCGGGCTCGCCGCGGCTGATCCTGACCAAACGGTCCTCAGCGCTCAAGCACCATCCGGGACAGATCGCGTTTCCCGGCGGCAAGGTCGATGCGGGCGACAAGGACGCCTGCGCTGCCGCTCTGCGCGAGGCCTGGGAGGAAATCGGACTGCCGCAGGACCTGCCTGAAATCCTTGGCTGCCTGCCCGAGCACGAGACGGTGACCGGATTCTCCGTCACCCCGGTTGTCGCGTTGATCCGTGAAGACTTCGCGGCCCGCCCGGAAGCGGGCGAAGTGGCTGAAGTGTTCTCGGTGCCGCTGGGGCACGTTCTGGACACGGACAACTACATCATCGAATCGCGCCGCTGGCGCGGCACCCGCCGGCGCTATTATACCGTTCCCTACGGGCCCTATTACATTTGGGGCGCCACTGCGCGGATGCTGCGCGGCTTTGCGGCACGGATGGAGAGCTGATGCGGATTGACCAGCCCTGGCTGAACGACAAGGCAACGCAGGCGGTTTGCGAGGCTGTCACGGCGGATGGCGCGCAGGTGCTGTTTGTCGGAGGCTGCGTGCGCAACGCACTGCTGTGCGAGCCGGTTTCCGACATGGACATCGCTACTGATGCACGGCCGGAGCAGGTGATGGAACTGGCCGCCCGCGCCGGGATCAAGGCGGTGCCGACCGGGATCGACCACGGCACGGTGACGCTGGTCAAAAATGGCATCCCGCACGAAATCACCACTTTCCGCAAAGACGTGGCGACCGATGGCCGCCGGGCTGTTGTGGCGTTTTCCACCGATATCGCTGAGGACGCCCGCCGCCGCGATTTCACCATGAACGCGATCTATGCGCGCCCGGATGGCGAGATCGTCGATCCGCTGGGCGGGCTTGCGGATCTGACCAAGCGCCGGGTGCGGTTCATCGGCACCGCGGAACACCGCATCCGCGAGGACTACCTGCGCAGCTTACGGTATTTCCGCTTTCACGCCTGGTACGGCGATCAGGCAGAGGGATTTGATCCGGATGCGCTGGCAGCGATTTCCGCCAATCTGGACGGTCTGGCCTCGCTGTCCAAGGAGCGGGTCGGCGCGGAGCTGCTGAAACTGCTGGCGGCGCCCGATCCTGCGCCGTCTGTTGCAGCAATGCGGCAGGCTGGCGTGCTGGCGCGGATTCTGCCCGGCGCGGATGACCGGACGCTTGCGCCGCTGATTCATCTGGAGGCCGGGCGGGCGGCGTCCGGCATCCGCCGCCTTGCCGCGCTGGGCGGGGAAGGCCTGCAGGAGGCC containing:
- a CDS encoding ribokinase, encoding MAIWNLGSINADMVYSMPHLPAAGETLAALRLDRFLGGKGANMSVAAARAGSAVDHIGAVGPDGDWAIERLKAYGAGTEHIARAEAPTGHAIIAVEPGGENQIILFPGANRLISPDQLSKALNKANAGDILVMQNETSMQAEAAQLGRQLGLRVCYAAAPFDADAVQAVLPYLDFLILNEVEAQQLQQATGKSPGEIGIKDVIITLGSKGARHIDGETGAVLDVPALPVTAVDTTGAGDTFTGYVLSGLDRGLAMAEAMDQASRAAALMVTCHGTADVIPELAEVQAARF
- the msrA gene encoding peptide-methionine (S)-S-oxide reductase MsrA, yielding MRVFEKVKPLALAGLIAIGTLAQSNPLQAQSTEVLTVAGGCFWCVESDFESVPGVIEAVSGYTGGDMKNPTYKDVTRGGSGHYEAVQIIFDPAKVSRERLLEMFFRSVDPTDPGGQFCDRGESYRTAVFVSNKAETALANRVKAEAQKALGQQIVTPVLPAKTFYKAEDYHQDYYKGDSLVLTRFGPKRQAAAYKRYRQACGRDARVGRLWGTAAPFAKGH
- a CDS encoding D-amino acid aminotransferase; the protein is MTKKMSTHQAEEDRRNDEILIYLNGEIVPKAEAKVSVYDSGFMLGDGVWEGLRLYNGTWAFMDEHLNRLFEAAKAIDLDIGLDREGVENALLETQKANGMTTDAHARLMVTRGVKTRPFQHPSLSQQGPTMTIIMEHSRPNLPRPIKLATVPHIRGLPMTQDPKLNSHSKLNCILACIAAEKAGADEALMLDVNGFVNTTNACNFFIVRKGEVWTSTGDYCMNGITRQKVIDLCRENGIPVRERNYSLVDTYGAEEAFLTGTFGAQTPVGEIDGRQIGSGKMGPMTERIRGLYKSLIEKECA
- a CDS encoding SCP2 sterol-binding domain-containing protein; amino-acid sequence: MALEDIAAGIRDGLTGKTFDGSLKFDCGDEGVIVLAQGDATTQDQDTDCTLRLSADNLQKLLAGKLNPMTAVMMGKIKVSGDMGVAMKLSKLIG
- a CDS encoding DUF1810 domain-containing protein yields the protein MSDHDGIDSDFEDDFAEELDMFVEAQDTVWAAVLRELSAGEKTSHWMWFVFPQLAELGRSHMAQLYGIEDLTEATAYLNHEKLRARLVEVSQLMLQHRSKKPGQILGSIDAKKLRSSMTLFAAVPGAPAEFQQVLDAFYDGQPCPLTRDALAGG
- a CDS encoding argininosuccinate synthase, with amino-acid sequence MSAPKKVVLAYSGGLDTSIILKWLQTEYGCEVVTFTADLGQGEELEPARKKAEMLGIKPENIFIEDVREEFVRDFVFPMFRANAVYEGLYLLGTSIARPLISKRLVEIAEATGADAVAHGATGKGNDQVRFELAAYALNPDIKVIAPWREWDLTSRTKLLEFAEAHQIPVAKDKRGEAPFSVDANLLHTSSEGKVLEDPAQEAPDYVYQRTVHPEEAPDTPEYIEIGFEKGDAVSINGEAMSPAAILTELNEYGRKHGIGRLDLVEGRFVGMKSRGIYETPGGTILLEAHRGIESITMDRGAMHLKDQLMPQYAELIYNGFWYSPEREMLQAAIDKSQEFVSGTVRVKLYKGLASTVGRWSENSLYSEAHVTFEEDAGAYDQKDAAGFIQLNALRLKLLAARERRIKK
- the ilvA gene encoding threonine ammonia-lyase IlvA, with translation MSDFKTQARAAEQAMRDVFPATPLQRNVHLSERFGADIYLKREDLSPVRSYKIRGALNAMRKQPDQELFVCASAGNHAQGVAFMCRHMGKRGVIFMPVTTPQQKIQKTRMFGGDNIEIHLVGDYFDICLAAAQEWCAQEGGHFLSPFDDADVIEGQASIAVEIEAQLGKAPDHILLPVGGGGMSAGVSSWFGEGVHCLFVEPEGGACLRAALMAGKPVPLDTVDTFVDGAAVGRIGDLPFDILKDVPLPDALAISEDRICATIIEMLNVEGIVLEPAGALSVEALQDVRSWIRGKTVVCVTSGGNFDFERLPEVKERAQRYSGVKKYFILRLPQRPGALKEFLGILGPEDDIARFEYMKKSARNFGSVLIGIETKRPENFEQLFARLDAAGMTYTDITRDETLAQFVI
- a CDS encoding Hpt domain-containing protein, with product MIDWPRVTELREEVGAEDFEEVVEIFLEEVEEVIGKLQGGDRSQLEQDLHFLKGSALNLGFADFSALCLDGERKSAQGEANGVDVPAIITNFQASKSAFLAGMSEKF
- a CDS encoding PP2C family protein-serine/threonine phosphatase, coding for MDNEDHTVAGSIRRVLVVDDSRLQRRILVASLKKWGFEVVEAESGEAAMEICQAETPDLILSDWMMPGMNGLEFCRAFRSRSSEDYAYFILLTSKSEKNEVAEGLDAGADDFLTKPVSSDELRARISAGERILRMQRELSEKNRIVSETLGELQRVYDAIDKDLIQARKIQESLVPELSKTFGSSTVSLLLKPCGHIGGDLVGMFSPGVNRIGFYSIDVSGHGITSAMMTARLGGYLSSNYFDQNVGMEKRFNRFYALRQPEEVASLLNARLIADTGIEEYFTMAYCIADLRSGVVKMVQAGHPHPLLLRKNGKMEFIGKGGVPVGLVPDIGYSQEEFTMERGDRLLLFSDGFTEARLEDGSMLEPEGLLELVEKCGSGQSGKEFLDDLYWHLTQVMSKEHGLEDDVSATLFEYQGP
- a CDS encoding NUDIX hydrolase, whose amino-acid sequence is MIRRFGDTPQKGQRYRMRPGAYALLPRGGKLLITCQYDPHPDLQLPGGGIDPGESPVPALHREVYEETGWKISAPRKLGVFRRFAYMPEYDLWAEKLCHIYVARPLRRIGPPLEDGHEALWIDPQEAAVRLGNAGDRHFAARLAARL
- a CDS encoding Hsp33 family molecular chaperone HslO, with amino-acid sequence MTLGSKIAWDDTVLPFQLDVSDMRGRVARLDGVLDGILKQHDYPPAVEALVAEMALLTALIGQTISLRWKLSLQVQSKGAVRMIATDYYAPQKEGEIGKIRAYASFDRGRLTDGDPFEQVGEGYFAILIDQGTGTQPYQGITPLAQGSLSACAEAYFAQSEQLPTMFKLSFGKSAEPGVPEHWRAGGVMLQSMPKASPFAAQGEGTGEVLQAADLVTGDEEENWNRVTMLLNTVEDLELIGPSVTPADLLVRLFHEEQPRVYDFQPVRFGCTCSEDRVRQSLSIYSAKDIEKMTTGDGRVTADCQFCGAHYDLDPESLGFEAEIPPSD